A genome region from Bacteroidia bacterium includes the following:
- a CDS encoding MarC family protein, whose translation MLDFKEILTVTFTLFAVIDVIGSVPIIINLREKLGHIQSKTATLVSGLLMFAFLFFGEQFLALLSVDIHSFALAGSIVIFIIGLEMVLGIELFKNDVDAKTGSIVPIAFPLIAGSGTLTTVMSLKADFQFNSILIGIVINLLVIYIVLQSTQRIEKALGKGGLMVVRKFFGIILLAIAMKIFKNNFTLL comes from the coding sequence ATGCTTGATTTCAAAGAAATACTTACAGTTACCTTTACGCTTTTTGCTGTCATTGATGTAATAGGTTCGGTGCCAATTATAATCAATTTACGAGAGAAGTTAGGACATATTCAAAGCAAAACAGCTACCTTGGTTTCAGGTTTGTTAATGTTTGCATTTTTGTTTTTTGGGGAGCAATTTTTAGCATTGCTCAGTGTAGATATACATTCCTTTGCGTTAGCCGGTTCAATTGTAATCTTCATTATTGGTTTGGAGATGGTGTTAGGAATAGAACTGTTCAAAAATGATGTGGACGCTAAAACAGGAAGTATTGTTCCAATTGCATTCCCGTTAATTGCCGGTTCCGGTACTTTAACAACCGTAATGTCGCTGAAGGCAGATTTTCAGTTTAACAGTATTTTGATAGGTATTGTAATAAACTTGCTGGTTATCTATATCGTCTTGCAATCTACACAAAGAATAGAAAAGGCTCTGGGCAAGGGTGGTTTAATGGTTGTGAGAAAGTTCTTTGGTATTATCTTGCTCGCAATTGCAATGAAAATCTTCAAAAATAATTTTACCTTACTGTAA
- the mnmE gene encoding tRNA uridine-5-carboxymethylaminomethyl(34) synthesis GTPase MnmE codes for MLQEGVIIALSTAGNRSAIHVIRMSGGGCIELLEKIFVGKKLANIQTNSMVYGKIVYQDEEIDEVVVSVFKSPHSFTKEDVVEISCHGSPFISQRIIDILIELGAKPALPGEFTQRAYLNGRFDLAQAEAVADLINAESEQARKIAFSQLKGEVSNQIEIIRETLLEFLSLLELELDFAEEDVEFANREQLMERINKAERYIQKLIQSFGSGNAIKKGIPLVIAGKPNAGKSTLLNRLLNEDRAIVSDIAGTTRDTIEESFLFNNLQFRLIDTAGIRHDTESEIEKLGIERTLEKIEKAEIVFYLVDARHIDEAEEEILQLQPHLNKIIWVLNKSEFLENNIKLPPQDWVKISAKSGSIEPLLNKLKDFSNNKYLSNDITISNTRHLAALKDSLQSIQNSKKSLSEGLSGEIVVFELKTALEQLGTITGRITNNDVLSSIFSKFCIGK; via the coding sequence ATGTTACAAGAAGGGGTCATCATTGCACTTTCGACAGCAGGCAATCGCTCGGCAATACATGTTATTCGTATGTCGGGCGGAGGGTGTATAGAATTGCTAGAAAAAATATTTGTTGGAAAAAAACTTGCAAACATTCAAACCAATTCAATGGTTTATGGCAAAATTGTTTATCAAGACGAAGAGATTGATGAAGTGGTTGTTTCTGTTTTCAAATCACCACATTCATTTACAAAAGAAGATGTAGTTGAAATCAGTTGTCATGGTTCCCCTTTTATCAGTCAAAGAATCATTGATATTCTGATAGAACTTGGAGCAAAGCCTGCGCTGCCGGGAGAGTTTACCCAAAGAGCTTATCTGAACGGACGTTTTGACTTAGCACAAGCAGAAGCAGTTGCTGATTTGATAAATGCAGAATCTGAACAAGCCCGTAAAATTGCTTTTTCTCAGTTGAAAGGCGAAGTTTCTAACCAAATTGAAATTATTAGAGAAACGCTGTTGGAATTTCTCTCTTTGTTAGAACTTGAACTTGACTTCGCAGAAGAAGATGTTGAATTTGCTAATAGAGAGCAATTGATGGAAAGAATCAATAAAGCAGAACGTTATATTCAAAAACTCATCCAATCTTTTGGCTCGGGAAACGCCATAAAAAAAGGTATTCCGCTTGTAATTGCCGGAAAACCAAATGCCGGTAAATCAACGCTGCTTAATCGGCTTTTAAATGAAGACAGGGCGATTGTTTCTGACATTGCAGGCACTACAAGAGATACAATAGAAGAGAGTTTTTTATTTAATAATCTACAGTTTCGTTTGATTGATACTGCAGGAATTAGACATGACACAGAATCTGAAATTGAGAAACTTGGCATTGAAAGAACCTTGGAAAAAATTGAAAAAGCAGAAATAGTTTTCTATTTGGTTGATGCAAGGCATATTGATGAAGCAGAGGAAGAAATTTTACAACTTCAACCCCATCTAAACAAAATCATTTGGGTACTTAACAAAAGCGAGTTTTTAGAAAACAATATCAAACTACCTCCCCAAGATTGGGTAAAAATATCGGCAAAGTCCGGAAGTATTGAACCCTTGTTGAACAAACTCAAAGACTTTAGCAACAACAAATACCTTAGCAATGATATTACTATTTCCAACACTCGACATTTAGCTGCTCTTAAAGACTCTTTACAATCAATTCAGAATTCAAAAAAGAGTTTGTCTGAAGGACTTTCTGGCGAAATCGTAGTATTTGAACTGAAAACAGCACTGGAACAACTCGGGACAATCACAGGTCGAATCACCAATAATGACGTGCTTTCATCAATCTTTTCCAAGTTTTGTATCGGAAAGTAA
- a CDS encoding NAD-dependent succinate-semialdehyde dehydrogenase produces MSIEYISTEEAFNKIEKAKQVYERHRAQFHNRPIKAIRKAAEILLANKKEFAKTLSSEMGKPVSEAIAEIEKCALNCNYYADNCNDFLKDREYSTENYDAIVRYEPMGVILGIMPWNFPFWQVFRFAVPTILAGNTVLIKHADNVPQCARLLEEIFIKSGFEVGVYQNLPLEEKNVVHVIEHPAVKAVSLTGSEKAGSIVAAQAAKVIKKSVLELGGSNAFIVLDDADLDSTIEKAVNARYRNAGQSCIAAKRFLVQEGIYNAFLEGFSAKVQELKMGDPLDPETDIGPLARVDLAIKLETQVNQSVNMGAKVYIGGHRGDRFFEPTILTDVTPEMPVFKEETFGPVAAVIKFRNFDEAIKLSNQTDFGLGVSICTKNVKEYAQFSHLFEEGAVFFNQLVRSDPKLPFGGVKHSGFGRELSEEGIKEFVNIKTIFFSKI; encoded by the coding sequence ATGTCAATCGAGTATATATCAACAGAAGAAGCTTTCAATAAAATCGAAAAAGCAAAGCAAGTTTATGAAAGGCATCGTGCCCAATTTCACAATAGACCCATAAAAGCCATTAGAAAAGCCGCAGAAATTTTACTTGCCAATAAAAAAGAGTTTGCCAAAACCCTTTCTTCTGAAATGGGAAAACCGGTTTCAGAAGCAATAGCAGAGATTGAAAAATGTGCATTAAACTGCAATTATTATGCGGATAACTGCAATGATTTCTTAAAAGACAGAGAATATTCTACAGAGAATTACGATGCCATTGTGCGTTATGAGCCAATGGGAGTTATCTTGGGAATTATGCCGTGGAATTTTCCTTTTTGGCAAGTTTTTAGGTTTGCCGTTCCCACAATTCTGGCTGGCAATACGGTTTTAATCAAACATGCGGACAATGTTCCTCAATGTGCAAGGTTGCTGGAAGAAATCTTTATTAAATCAGGTTTTGAAGTAGGTGTATATCAAAATTTACCCCTTGAAGAGAAAAACGTAGTTCATGTAATAGAACACCCGGCAGTCAAAGCAGTTTCATTGACAGGTAGTGAAAAGGCAGGTTCGATTGTAGCGGCACAGGCTGCAAAAGTGATTAAAAAATCAGTGTTAGAACTGGGCGGAAGCAATGCTTTTATAGTTTTAGACGATGCCGACTTGGACAGTACCATAGAAAAGGCAGTCAATGCAAGGTACAGAAATGCGGGACAGAGCTGTATTGCAGCCAAAAGATTCTTAGTTCAAGAAGGAATTTATAATGCATTTTTAGAGGGGTTTTCTGCAAAAGTACAAGAACTTAAAATGGGAGACCCGCTTGATCCGGAAACCGATATTGGACCTTTGGCAAGGGTCGATTTGGCTATAAAACTCGAAACACAAGTAAACCAATCGGTGAATATGGGTGCCAAGGTTTATATTGGAGGACACAGGGGCGACAGATTTTTTGAACCCACTATTCTCACAGATGTAACACCGGAAATGCCGGTTTTTAAAGAAGAAACATTTGGACCGGTTGCAGCTGTCATTAAGTTTAGAAACTTTGACGAGGCAATTAAACTAAGTAATCAAACCGACTTTGGGCTTGGCGTATCAATCTGCACTAAGAATGTAAAAGAATATGCTCAATTTTCACATTTGTTCGAAGAAGGAGCCGTATTTTTCAACCAATTAGTGCGCTCAGACCCTAAACTTCCGTTTGGAGGAGTAAAACATTCCGGTTTTGGCAGAGAATTGTCAGAAGAGGGAATCAAAGAGTTTGTCAATATCAAGACAATCTTTTTTTCTAAGATTTAA
- the acnA gene encoding aconitate hydratase AcnA, whose product MSTKKPIAVKTINVNGKTYNYCSLKDLPQGSVEHLPFSIRILLENVLRNYDAFSITDDHVNTLAKWTPEPNDKDIPFMPARILMQDFTGVPAVVDMASLRAEYVRHGKDGQKINPAIPVDLVIDHSVQVDYYGTDYSYDKNVELEFERNQERYELLKWAQKGLKNFTVVPPGMGICHQVNLEYLAKGITEREGWLFPDTLVGTDSHTPMVNGIGVIAWGVGGIEAEAAMLGQPIFFTCPEVVGLKLTGKIPEACTATDLVLSITRTLRDTGVVGKFVEVFGDGLNNLTVTDRATIGNMSPEFGCTVTYFPIDDRTLEYMRTTNRSEEQIKIVETYCKENLLWRTGHENIKYSTVVELDLSTLEPTVSGPKRPQDKIFVKDLKKQFASLLEKEFNRDYTELDKRKECAWLTDGGSGTEFTFGKIPVESESHMTVVKEGLKSVRIKQKNKEFILSDGSVVIAAITSCTNTSNPAVMIGAGLLARNAVEKGLRTKEWVKTSLAPGSKVVTQYLERSGLNQHLDALRFHTVGYGCTSCIGNSGPLPPHIAEAVDKGELVVASVLSGNRNFEARVHPQVKMNFLMSPMLVVAYALVGRVDIDLINDPIDFDPNGSPVYLRDIWPSREEIVNTINECVKQSDFKEVYDVIFDGSTDWQNLEVNLDESYNWNEKSTYIKEAPFFENLKVTPEPVKDITGARVLLYLGDSVTTDHISPAGSFKDISAAGKYLIEHGVQKADFNSYGSRRGNHEVMMRGTFANVRIKNKISSKEGGYSKHLPSGVEETVYDVAMQYQKTNTPLVILAGKEYGSGSSRDWAAKGTFLLGVHAVIAESYERIHRSNLVGMGVAPLVFTDGQNAQSLGLDGTETFDIKGLADNLTPHKVLDVTATHPSGKVTNFKVKSRIDSAIEIEYYKNNGILQYVLRNYLKEN is encoded by the coding sequence ATGAGTACCAAAAAACCCATAGCAGTTAAAACAATCAATGTCAATGGCAAAACTTATAACTATTGTTCATTAAAAGATCTACCACAGGGTAGTGTTGAGCATTTACCATTCAGTATCAGAATTTTACTTGAAAACGTATTAAGAAATTATGATGCATTCAGTATCACAGACGACCATGTAAATACACTCGCAAAATGGACACCGGAGCCTAATGATAAGGACATTCCCTTTATGCCTGCACGTATCTTGATGCAAGACTTTACAGGTGTGCCTGCTGTAGTAGATATGGCTTCTCTCAGAGCTGAATATGTAAGACATGGGAAAGACGGACAAAAAATCAATCCGGCAATCCCTGTGGATTTGGTTATAGACCACTCGGTGCAAGTAGATTATTATGGAACAGATTATTCCTATGACAAAAATGTTGAATTAGAATTTGAACGCAACCAAGAACGCTATGAATTGTTAAAATGGGCTCAAAAAGGATTGAAGAACTTTACAGTTGTTCCTCCCGGAATGGGGATTTGCCACCAAGTAAATCTTGAATACCTGGCAAAAGGCATTACAGAGAGAGAAGGATGGTTGTTCCCTGATACCTTAGTAGGAACAGACTCACACACACCTATGGTAAATGGAATTGGAGTAATTGCGTGGGGTGTGGGAGGAATTGAAGCCGAAGCTGCAATGCTCGGACAACCCATTTTCTTTACTTGTCCCGAAGTTGTAGGTCTCAAACTCACAGGAAAAATCCCTGAAGCGTGTACTGCTACTGACTTAGTCCTATCTATCACCAGAACATTACGCGATACAGGTGTAGTAGGTAAGTTTGTTGAAGTTTTTGGTGACGGATTAAACAACCTGACTGTTACAGACCGTGCGACAATTGGAAACATGTCTCCTGAATTTGGTTGTACCGTAACTTATTTCCCTATTGATGACAGAACGCTTGAATATATGCGTACTACTAACCGAAGCGAGGAACAAATTAAGATTGTTGAAACTTACTGCAAAGAAAACCTGCTTTGGAGAACAGGTCATGAAAATATTAAATACTCTACAGTGGTAGAACTTGATTTGTCAACGCTCGAACCTACAGTGTCGGGTCCAAAACGCCCTCAAGACAAGATTTTTGTTAAAGATCTTAAAAAACAGTTTGCATCATTATTAGAAAAAGAATTTAACAGAGACTATACAGAATTAGACAAAAGAAAAGAGTGTGCTTGGTTGACAGACGGAGGCTCTGGAACAGAATTTACATTCGGGAAAATACCTGTTGAGAGCGAATCCCACATGACAGTAGTGAAGGAAGGACTTAAATCAGTCAGAATCAAACAAAAAAACAAAGAGTTTATTCTAAGCGATGGAAGTGTAGTTATTGCTGCTATTACAAGTTGTACTAACACCTCAAACCCTGCTGTAATGATTGGTGCAGGTCTGTTGGCTAGAAATGCCGTAGAAAAAGGTTTGAGAACAAAAGAGTGGGTTAAAACCTCGCTTGCTCCGGGTTCTAAAGTAGTAACTCAATATTTGGAACGTTCCGGTTTAAACCAACATTTAGATGCATTGAGATTCCATACTGTTGGATATGGATGTACATCATGTATCGGTAATTCAGGTCCTCTTCCTCCACATATTGCAGAAGCAGTTGACAAAGGCGAACTTGTTGTTGCATCTGTTCTTTCGGGAAATAGGAACTTTGAAGCAAGGGTTCATCCACAGGTTAAAATGAATTTCCTCATGTCTCCAATGTTGGTTGTTGCTTATGCATTGGTGGGAAGGGTAGATATTGACTTGATTAACGACCCAATTGACTTTGATCCTAATGGAAGTCCTGTATATCTCAGGGATATTTGGCCAAGCAGAGAGGAGATTGTTAACACCATCAATGAATGTGTTAAACAAAGTGATTTTAAAGAAGTCTATGATGTGATTTTTGACGGCTCAACCGATTGGCAAAACTTAGAGGTTAACCTTGATGAAAGCTATAATTGGAATGAGAAATCAACTTATATCAAAGAAGCTCCTTTCTTCGAAAATCTTAAAGTCACTCCGGAGCCGGTGAAGGATATTACCGGGGCAAGAGTTCTTTTATATTTGGGCGATTCAGTAACTACGGACCATATTTCTCCTGCGGGATCGTTTAAAGACATCAGTGCAGCCGGTAAATATTTGATTGAACACGGTGTACAAAAAGCAGACTTTAACTCTTATGGCTCAAGACGTGGAAACCATGAAGTGATGATGCGCGGAACTTTTGCCAATGTGCGTATTAAAAACAAGATTTCATCTAAAGAAGGAGGATATAGCAAACATTTGCCGAGTGGAGTTGAAGAAACTGTGTATGATGTAGCAATGCAATATCAAAAAACAAATACTCCCTTGGTTATTTTGGCAGGAAAAGAATATGGCTCCGGTTCTTCAAGGGATTGGGCTGCTAAAGGAACATTCCTTTTAGGAGTACATGCTGTTATTGCAGAGAGTTACGAACGTATTCACCGTAGTAACTTGGTTGGAATGGGTGTTGCTCCTTTAGTATTCACCGATGGTCAAAATGCACAAAGCCTTGGATTAGATGGTACAGAAACATTTGATATTAAAGGGCTGGCTGATAATTTAACTCCTCACAAGGTATTAGATGTTACAGCTACACACCCAAGCGGAAAAGTTACTAATTTCAAAGTGAAATCACGTATAGATTCTGCTATTGAGATTGAGTACTATAAAAACAATGGTATTCTACAGTATGTGCTGAGAAATTATCTTAAAGAAAACTAA
- a CDS encoding LysM peptidoglycan-binding domain-containing protein, translating into MKKLLLILLLVPFASFAMPQDSIGTKTENGIVYILHKVEKGQTLYAISRRYNVDVNEIIKSNPGVDKGLQADAVIMIPTKKAAAHTPVPNGETKIETKFHTVQAGETLYKIATQYGISVDDIKNWNRLNGETISVGQKIAVSAPAASIAIPQQTTPAQPATPKVTPNQEPIAIPESNNSKNQTITNAEVIKTDKVEGNPSEENTIAIPSKQTKTVGDEIVETGKVTISTEGELSQERNFIQHPSARIGTIVMITNLENGKSAFARVVANFKAPADQVAKINPTLAKKIGITESTKEVRVNYAR; encoded by the coding sequence ATGAAAAAATTGTTGCTAATACTGCTGCTTGTTCCCTTTGCTTCATTTGCAATGCCTCAAGATTCCATTGGAACAAAGACCGAAAACGGAATTGTTTATATACTTCATAAGGTCGAAAAAGGGCAAACATTATATGCCATTTCCAGAAGGTATAATGTTGATGTGAATGAAATCATAAAATCAAACCCCGGTGTAGATAAGGGACTACAAGCTGATGCTGTCATTATGATTCCCACAAAAAAAGCGGCTGCTCATACTCCGGTTCCTAATGGTGAAACCAAGATTGAAACCAAGTTCCACACCGTGCAAGCCGGTGAAACCCTCTATAAAATTGCTACACAATACGGCATTTCAGTTGATGATATCAAAAACTGGAACAGATTGAACGGAGAAACTATTTCTGTTGGACAAAAGATTGCTGTTAGCGCACCTGCGGCTTCTATTGCTATTCCACAACAAACAACTCCTGCTCAACCTGCTACTCCCAAAGTAACACCTAATCAAGAACCTATTGCAATTCCTGAGTCTAATAATTCAAAGAACCAGACCATTACCAATGCTGAGGTTATTAAAACAGACAAGGTTGAAGGAAATCCTTCTGAGGAAAATACCATTGCGATTCCTTCTAAACAAACCAAAACCGTTGGAGACGAAATAGTAGAAACGGGCAAGGTTACAATCAGTACCGAAGGTGAACTATCTCAAGAACGCAACTTTATTCAACACCCTTCTGCGCGCATTGGCACCATTGTTATGATTACCAATCTAGAGAACGGAAAATCTGCTTTTGCAAGGGTGGTAGCCAATTTTAAAGCACCTGCTGATCAGGTAGCAAAAATTAATCCTACATTAGCCAAAAAGATAGGAATTACTGAATCAACCAAAGAAGTTAGGGTTAATTATGCCCGCTAA
- a CDS encoding O-antigen ligase family protein, which produces MAALFVSPALMSISMGGILLLGIVGVKFLLNEYRNNRYNKILTLLFVGLLLFHLTGWLLSDNMQEGQRKLLLKLPFLLSPFLWSVFVRFSATQRNLILFIYIFFVYMTGTVSAVVYLLNQEYFDPLIRSAKPIPIFFGYGVYHIQFSVLNAIACLIGVYLLISQREKLNNVFFYVILFFTIINIANLHILSARTGILGFYVALFAGALIFLKKQGMIKYVKYVPLLILLPITAYFVSDSLQNRMANSLEDLDTIIHAKDANDKSVAMRVEAWKNALLLWKEQPLMGIGLGDVEAEMQRKYIERNTTLREINRKNPHNQFLETGLQTGIFGAIILLLIFIVFIIAQRQNYVGLGVVVILFVSVFFESLLERQVSIMAMSFFMGFFIFSESHPNK; this is translated from the coding sequence ATGGCAGCTCTTTTTGTTTCTCCCGCTCTTATGAGTATTTCTATGGGAGGAATCTTGTTGTTGGGTATTGTAGGAGTAAAATTTCTTTTGAATGAGTATAGAAATAACCGCTATAACAAAATACTGACATTGCTCTTTGTCGGTTTGTTGTTGTTTCATTTGACAGGATGGTTGCTTTCAGATAACATGCAGGAGGGACAACGTAAACTGCTGCTCAAATTGCCTTTTTTACTTTCTCCATTTTTATGGTCTGTTTTTGTGCGCTTTTCTGCAACTCAACGTAACCTAATCCTGTTCATTTATATCTTTTTTGTTTACATGACAGGAACAGTAAGCGCAGTCGTTTATCTATTAAATCAAGAGTATTTTGACCCTTTGATACGCAGTGCAAAGCCTATCCCAATTTTCTTTGGATATGGTGTTTATCATATTCAATTTTCTGTTTTAAATGCTATTGCTTGTTTGATAGGCGTGTATTTGTTGATTTCACAAAGAGAGAAACTGAACAATGTTTTCTTTTATGTCATTCTTTTTTTTACAATAATCAATATTGCAAACCTGCACATACTGTCTGCAAGAACAGGAATCTTAGGCTTTTATGTAGCCCTATTTGCCGGAGCTTTAATTTTTCTAAAAAAACAAGGGATGATAAAATATGTTAAATATGTGCCCTTGCTAATACTGTTGCCTATTACAGCCTATTTTGTTTCAGATTCATTACAAAACAGGATGGCAAACAGCCTTGAAGATTTAGATACAATTATTCATGCCAAGGATGCCAATGACAAATCGGTAGCCATGCGAGTAGAAGCATGGAAAAACGCCTTGTTGTTATGGAAAGAACAGCCGTTAATGGGGATAGGGTTGGGAGATGTAGAAGCAGAAATGCAACGAAAGTATATTGAACGCAATACTACTTTGCGTGAGATAAACAGAAAAAACCCCCATAATCAGTTTTTGGAAACAGGATTGCAAACCGGTATTTTTGGTGCAATCATATTACTGCTTATTTTTATCGTGTTTATTATTGCTCAAAGACAGAACTATGTTGGATTGGGCGTAGTTGTTATTCTGTTCGTTTCTGTATTTTTTGAATCCCTTTTAGAAAGACAAGTCAGCATTATGGCGATGTCATTTTTTATGGGTTTTTTTATTTTTTCAGAGAGTCACCCAAATAAATAA
- a CDS encoding TlpA family protein disulfide reductase codes for MKYIYTILLSMIAMVALSFTLKTQNDLPSIQLKDIDGKIHNISDYGANGKITVISFWATWCGPCIKELDNINEHYDEWVEKYGIEYVAVTVDDARNVPKVKPLVNGKGWPYIILLDENKDLARALNVANPPMTFLVDKNGKIVYQHIGYTEGAEFQLEDEIKKLVK; via the coding sequence ATGAAATACATATATACAATCCTTCTTTCAATGATAGCAATGGTCGCGCTTAGTTTTACTCTTAAAACACAAAACGACTTGCCATCTATTCAGCTAAAGGATATTGATGGTAAAATTCACAATATCAGCGATTATGGAGCAAACGGAAAAATTACGGTAATATCATTTTGGGCTACTTGGTGTGGACCTTGTATCAAAGAATTGGACAACATCAACGAACATTATGATGAATGGGTGGAGAAATACGGTATTGAGTACGTTGCAGTTACGGTTGATGATGCGCGTAATGTTCCCAAAGTAAAACCTTTAGTAAACGGAAAAGGATGGCCTTATATCATTTTGTTGGATGAAAACAAAGACTTAGCCCGCGCACTCAATGTTGCCAACCCTCCTATGACTTTCTTAGTTGATAAAAATGGAAAGATAGTATATCAACATATTGGCTATACAGAAGGAGCGGAATTTCAATTAGAAGACGAAATCAAAAAATTAGTTAAATAA
- a CDS encoding DMT family protein, with amino-acid sequence MRGVYTILLLLLSNVFMTIAWYGHLKLKDYAWFSNLSLLKVILFSWLIALLEYSAQIPANKIGFVGNGGPFSIWQLKVIQEVITLLVFTGFTLLAFKGESIKINHIIGFVFLVLAVYFIFKK; translated from the coding sequence ATGAGAGGCGTGTACACCATTTTATTGTTGCTTTTGTCTAATGTCTTTATGACTATTGCTTGGTATGGACATCTTAAATTAAAAGACTATGCGTGGTTTTCAAATCTGAGTTTGTTAAAAGTAATTCTCTTTAGTTGGCTTATTGCTTTGTTGGAATATTCAGCGCAAATTCCGGCTAACAAAATCGGTTTTGTCGGCAATGGAGGACCTTTCTCAATATGGCAGCTCAAAGTGATACAAGAAGTGATTACGCTCCTTGTGTTTACAGGTTTTACACTCCTTGCATTCAAAGGAGAGTCTATCAAAATAAACCATATCATAGGGTTTGTTTTCTTAGTGCTTGCCGTATATTTTATCTTTAAAAAATAA
- a CDS encoding T9SS type A sorting domain-containing protein, producing MTKLNDSFDVYRRAAQVNITYGITISPSAYGFKVSDSIPGLGSLLPVSINDIYNFFNIKSSPSRFVTEGFAAKISNIPTPINYTDEDELYFLPLQYGDSATSTFNLAIPIPTLGGVKMKGTRTTNVDGWGVITTPYFTTPVNCLRVRSEVDEIDSVLINFIKVGIPRKTVEYKFLVQGKHYPALWVTSTIVLNNETVTSIKYRDSNSYTPDTDTTNNDTTNTDTTHNTSIYANPYNNIVLNVYPNPSNNSHVTIDIPQHWNKYVVSLYDIQGRMVLTQKDLNKIDLSTLQAGQYVIQVIGNGGFGYAIIQNE from the coding sequence TTGACTAAACTCAATGACAGCTTTGATGTATATAGAAGAGCCGCACAAGTCAATATTACCTATGGTATTACAATTTCACCCTCAGCATACGGATTTAAAGTAAGTGATTCTATTCCCGGACTTGGAAGCTTGTTGCCTGTGTCAATCAATGATATTTACAACTTCTTCAATATAAAGAGCAGTCCGTCTCGCTTTGTAACAGAGGGATTTGCAGCAAAAATCTCAAATATTCCAACCCCCATTAACTATACAGATGAAGACGAGTTGTATTTCTTACCACTCCAATATGGCGATAGCGCAACAAGCACCTTCAACCTCGCGATTCCAATACCTACACTGGGAGGTGTGAAAATGAAAGGTACGCGCACAACCAATGTTGACGGATGGGGAGTTATTACAACACCTTATTTTACAACCCCTGTGAACTGCCTCAGGGTTAGAAGCGAAGTGGATGAAATTGACTCTGTTCTAATCAACTTTATTAAAGTAGGAATTCCCAGAAAGACAGTGGAATACAAATTTTTAGTACAAGGTAAACACTATCCTGCTTTATGGGTAACTTCAACTATAGTTTTAAACAACGAAACGGTTACAAGCATAAAATATAGGGACAGCAATTCTTATACTCCGGATACTGACACTACCAACAATGACACCACCAATACAGATACCACACACAACACCTCAATCTATGCCAACCCTTACAATAATATTGTACTGAATGTTTATCCGAACCCAAGCAATAACAGCCATGTAACTATTGATATTCCTCAACATTGGAATAAATATGTGGTTTCATTGTATGACATACAGGGACGCATGGTATTAACTCAAAAGGATTTAAACAAAATTGACCTAAGTACTTTGCAAGCCGGACAATATGTTATACAAGTGATTGGAAACGGTGGTTTCGGCTATGCCATTATTCAAAATGAATAA
- a CDS encoding chorismate mutase, with the protein MIVSFIIGLAKIIHKNRFDIKYLQSDCLFPSYHTDFLLTIPLAHIQTFIIEHIFEAINMVVKNKQTPTFSISEDANALAVVQKIKAEHQEDFDVVLHGDNFEWLISSFIDLKTNFSNMKVLYLTDNTNSQTLIDSLIKAGIDGIVFNENISDSEMKEISQKIDNKNTAVSNPDDIKKLHTLRAQVDELDYKLLQTAVERLKIVKQISEIKSGYHIPVFQPERYIETKQTVDQVAKQTQTDKAYLQRLIDALHLGSVISQVK; encoded by the coding sequence ATGATTGTATCTTTTATTATTGGACTTGCAAAGATAATACACAAAAACAGATTCGATATTAAGTACCTACAGTCTGATTGCCTCTTTCCGTCATATCACACCGATTTTCTATTAACAATTCCTTTAGCACATATTCAGACTTTCATTATTGAACATATCTTTGAAGCTATAAATATGGTTGTAAAAAATAAACAAACTCCCACTTTCTCCATTTCAGAAGATGCTAATGCTCTCGCTGTTGTACAAAAAATCAAAGCAGAACACCAAGAAGACTTTGATGTGGTTTTACATGGTGATAACTTTGAATGGCTCATCAGTTCTTTTATTGACCTGAAAACAAATTTTAGCAATATGAAAGTGCTATATCTCACAGACAACACCAACAGCCAAACACTTATTGACAGCCTCATAAAGGCAGGTATTGACGGCATTGTCTTTAATGAGAACATTTCGGACTCGGAAATGAAAGAAATTTCTCAAAAAATAGACAATAAAAATACGGCTGTATCAAACCCGGATGATATAAAAAAACTCCATACGCTAAGGGCGCAAGTGGATGAATTGGATTACAAACTGCTTCAAACAGCAGTAGAGCGATTAAAAATAGTAAAACAAATAAGTGAGATTAAATCGGGTTATCACATTCCGGTTTTTCAACCCGAAAGATATATTGAAACAAAACAAACAGTAGATCAGGTGGCAAAACAAACCCAAACAGACAAGGCATATCTTCAACGGCTGATTGATGCTTTGCATCTTGGTTCTGTCATTTCACAAGTGAAATAA